In Candidatus Binataceae bacterium, the DNA window ATATTGTCCGCCCGCCGCGCCGGTGCCGCCGTAGCGCACGCCCAAATCCGTCATCGGATTGCCCGCGCTGATCGACGCCGAATTGGCGACCGTCACCTGATAGGGCGTGGCCGGAATCGTCGCCGCCTCGTCGTTGACCGGCACGACCTGATTGGCGCCGCCCGCCACCGGCGCGCCAGTCTCGCCAAAAAACGCCGAGTTCAGCAGCCCGATATTGACGTTGGCGAACTTCACCTTGCCGCTGACCTTGCCCGCGCCGCGGCCGATCGCCAGTGGATACTGATAGAGCGCGGTCAGCTCCTTGACCGGCGTGTCGATATCGAGCGTCATGTCCTGCAGCGTGAAGCGCTGCGGCGTCGGCGTCGCGATCGTATTGCCGTTGATATCCTGGAGCGGCACCACCCACAGGATTCCCGAGCCGAAAACAAACGGTTGCACCGACATCTATCGCCCCTCCTCCGCTACACGCCCAAACCAAGCTTGAGTCACAGCGCGACGATCACGATCCGCGCGACGATTTCGCTCTGATCTTCGAGCCCCTCGATAATCTGCACCGGCCCCTCGAACTTGACCGTGTAAACGCCGTTGAGCCCGAGATGCGGCGCCCATTCGTTGACCGCATCGGGCTCGATTGTCGCTTCGAGGCCGTCCATGATCGCGTTGATTCCCGTCGCCGGCACGGCGTTGGCGACATCCGACCCGCTGTTCAGATAGATCAGCACCTCGATGTGCAGCTCCCACGTTGTGGGCACGCCCTTTTTCGCCTTGTGCGGAATCTCCTGCCGCTGGATCATCAGCAGCGCCGGCATCTCCTCGGGCGCGTAATTGGCGTACTGATTCGGCCGCCGCGTGAAATTCCTGATGCCGGCGATTCCCTGCAGCTTGGCGAACAGCGTCGAATAGATCGTCTCGCGTGGCAGTTGCACTAGTAGAGCGCCTCCCGGCGCGTAACTTCGGCGGGCTAGCCATTGACCGCCTCGCCGACCGCGCCGCGCAGCCCGTCGGTGATCGCGCCTTCCATCTCGTGCAGCGACGACCGCAGATACGAGCGCTCCGGCAGATGCATCCGCATCGAATGGGCCGAGACATTAACCTCGCGTGGCGCAATCCGATGGCCGAACGCCTGCTCAATTCGCCGCACCGAAGTCCGCACCGCGACCAGCCCCTGAAAGCCGTATTCGTGCGCGGCCGCATAGCGCGCCGCGTCCAAATCCGCACCGACAATCCCGACGATTTCGCTGCCGCGATCTTCCACCCGCTGATTGATCGAGCGCCGCAGCGTGCCGGTGCGCGTCTTGAGCACCTGGCCCGAGAGCTTGTCGTTGCGCACGTAGTTCTGCAGCGCGATCGTCTGCCGCGCCATCTCGCGCAGTAGCCGCGAATGAATCTCCGGGCCGAGCCGCGTGAAGCGCGCGCGCACCTCGGCATCGCCGGTGAGTACGACCGAAATCATCTATTCTTCAGTCCAGGTAATCTCGACATCTAGCGACGTGCCCGCCGGCACCGCCGCGTTATTCCAGTTGAGCGCGAGCACCTGCGCGGTCCCGCGCAACACCCACGCCCGTTCATTCTGCAGGCCGGGCCGCCACTCGACCGTTGGTACTGGCGTTGCCGCGACCCCGAGCGCGAGTTTCTTCGCTCCCAGATTGCCGACCAGCGTGCCGGTCGTCGGATTGGCGCCGTAAGTCTGCACGGTGGCCGAGGCCCCCGCGTCGTTGGCGTCATGCGCGACAATCGTCGCCGCGGTCGGCGACCCGCCGGTATTTGCCGCCGAGCGTTTGATCGCCAGCACATCCGTCAACGCCACCGCCGTCGCGAGGCCCGTTACCGTGACCTTGGTCACGCGCACGGTCTTGCTTGCACTGCCGGTGATCGCCGCGAAATCAGTCGCCGTCGCCGCCGGCGTAAAGCCCAGAATCGCCGCGGTGTAGCTGGTCTTCTGACCCTCGCTCAAGACCTTGAGCTGATTCTGCGGATTGACCCCGACGGTTTGTACGTTCGAGCCATCGGTGCCCGCCGTGAGCACCGGATTCGCGACCACCGCCGCGCCCGCCGCCTGCCCGCCGATCACCGCGACGCGGCCCGCGCCGTCAGTCGCGATCGTCCGGACGTTGGTGCTGTCCGAACCTGCAATCAGGACCGGACTATCTTGCGGTGCGCTGCCTGGTGAGGCGGTTCCGCCGACTGTGATCTGCGCCATATGCTCTTCCTCCGCCTCAGCCCATCAATTCATCACCGGCGCAACTTGCCGGTAGGTTTGCAAAAGTTCTTCGACGCTCGCCGGCATCGACGTGCGTACATACTGAATCGTCTGCTCGCCGCCCATCCCGACCGAGAGCTGCCCGATATGCCCCTTCTCGCGCACGCGCAATCCGACCAGCTCGATACAGGCCTGCGTGAGATCGGGCGGCAGCGCGGTCGTGAGCCCGTTCGGAAAGGTCGCCGGAATCGCCGTCACGCCGAGATTCGCCCAGACGATCGCACCGTCCGCAGTCGTTCCGCCCGCCGACTGGTTGAAGCTCGGCCGCGAAGCCCCGGTCGCCCCGCCGCGCGTCGCGACATAAGCGAAGCCGCCGGCATTGTTCGACGTCGGTATGATTGTCCCGCCGAAGAACACCGCCTGCGTTCCGCCCGGCCAATCGGGCGTCAGCTGATTCGGTAGCGCATAGCCCGCCGCGTAATTGATTTGCACGTTCTGCGCCGCGCGCGTGAAGCGCGTCAGCCAATACATCGCCGAGTTCTGCCGGGTCCCACCGGCGGCTGCAGACAGATCGAGTCCTCGTCGAAGCTGTAGCCGGCGCTGAGCGCGTCTGGCGCCGGCGCGACCGTCACAGTATCCGCGACCAATGAATTGATCGCGAAAGCCGGCGGATTCAGTAGGCTCATCGCCGCCGTCCCCGAGCCGTTGCGCTTCTCGTTGTAGACCATCGCGAGCAGCGGCCGGTTGAGCCACGACGTGATGAAGCGGCTCGCCGCGGTAATCAGCCGCGCGAGCTGCGCATCGAGCGTCGTATCGGTGATATTCAGCCATGCCTTCGCGTCTGCAAGCGCGCACAGATCTGTCGGATCCCCGGCCATCGACTAGGCCGCAGGCTGATCCGCCTCGCCGTTCTTCTTGACTTTCTTCGCCCCGGTCGCTTCGGCGAGCTTGGCTTCGAGCGCGTCAATTCGCTGCTGCAGCGCGGCATTGCCGGCATCTGCGCCTGGCGTCATCATCGCCGTCAGCCGATCAACCCCGTGCAGCATGATCTGGTTCATCGGCACGCCGAGGTCGAGCAGCTCCTGTATGCGCGCGCGTTTGCGCTCGTCGGAGGCGGCCTTCTCCGCGTTGACCGCGATCTCGACCATCCGCGCCGTGGCGACGCCGGTGGGCGACCAGCCATGGCCCTCGAGCAGATGCGCCACCTTGTCGGGCACATTGACGACGTCGCGTGAGCCTTCGTGGCGCACTTCGTAGGGCGTGCCATCGACGCTGAGATCGACACCGCCGTACTTGCCGCCGTTCAGCACAAATACCAGTTCCATAAAAATCGCTCCCTTTTTTCCTTACGAGCAGACCAGATTGGCCGAGCAGCTATAGCTCGGCGCGGTGCAAGACGAAGTCGTGGCGGTCTGCTCGAGTGCGATCGTGTCGTTGTAGGCAAAGACCAGCGTCTCGTTGGCGCTGGCGAGCGTAGCGACCGCCGTGGTCGGCGAAACCGCCGTGCCGGTAGTCGTCGCCGTGATATCGCCGACATTGATCGTCGGCCCGGTCGTGCAGGCGCCGGTCAATATCGCCGTGCAGATAAGTTTGCTGAACGTGCCGGCGCACGGCGCCGCGAACGGCTTCACCGCAGCATTGCCCAAGCCGCCCAGCGCGCCATCCCAGCTGATCGAGAAAGGCTCGCCGGTGAGCATCTGGAAGCCGGCCGCCAGCAGCCGCATGATGTCTTTGCCGGTATAGTCGCACTGTGTCCCGGCCGCGCAAGCGCCGCCGATCGGATTCGCGACTTGAATCGTCACCAAGCCGTTGGCGCCGACCGTCACCACGCCGTTGTTCTGCAGCTGCATCGTGGTGCCCAGCGCATTCGGCGGGGCTTTGAAAGTCAGGGTCTGATTAGCCGCCAGTACCGGCGCGCTCAGCGACAACAGGCACGCCGCCGCAGCGAGCGTGAGATTGCGAATTGCCTTGATCATGTTTTCCCTCTGCCTCTGCGTGCGGCGCTTTAGTTGTTCCCCAGATTCGAGATCATCCCGAAGGCCGGCGTGAAGTGATTTTTGAACGCGCCGTCCCAGTAAAAACCGCTCTGGTACTGACGCGTCGAGAGCGGCCAATCGATCTGATAGAAGCCTTGGCGTTCCTCGAATTCCAGAAGGTTCGTCACATTCGCCATCGGATACGGCACCCGCGAGCTGGCAAACATCACCGTTCCAGCCGGCACCCACGGATGAACCTCGATCGACACATCCTCATTCGTGTACTTATTGTGGTAGGCGGTGATCCGCCGGCCGACCACGATATTCTGCGCGTTGTATTCGAGACTGGTCCGGAACAGCGAGGTCGAACCCGCTGCCTGCTGCAGAATCTTCTTGGTTATATTGGCGATTTCCTGCGAATTCATCAGGATATAGCCGCCCTTGAAGCCCAGCCGGAAATTTTCCCAGCGATCTTTGAACAGCGCGTCGAACTCGACGATCCCGCCGGCGTTGTCGCCGGTCAGGCCGTTGCCGCCGCCGATCGTCCCCGCGCCGCCGCCCGCACCGACGCCGTTGCCGGTGTACTTCACGTAGCTGTTGGAGACCGCACCGAAGGTCGAACCGGTCATCTGCGTGATTAGCCCGTCAGGGATCAGACCGTCTTTCGAGTTATCCGCCGTCAGCGAGCTCGCGAGCTGCACGCCGGTCGGATTCGCCTTGAGCTCGATTCCCGCGATCGTAGTGATCGCGCCCAGCGTCTCGGTGCCGACGCCGCCCCAGAACCAGGCATAGGCGACCGCGCCCGAAACCGGCGCGACACTCGCCAGCGCCGTGTGACTCGCGGTCAACGACAGCGTTGCGTTGGCGGAGGGCTGCGCGCTGCCCCCGCCAAAAGCGATGCTGCTGCCGTCCAGGTTCTGGCGGACGATGCGGCCCGGCACCACCGTCGCCGACGTCACAGGATTGTTCGGCACCGCGCGCAGGTAGCCGTCGTTGGTCAGCGCGACGCAAATCACCGAGAGCGTGCCGCCGCCCTGCGACATGGTGCCGCCCGAGCTCGCGCCGTCGGTCACCGTCGGCGTCGGACTGATTCCCAGCGCCAGCGAGGAGTTGCCGCCGATCACCATCTTTTCCTGCTTGATCATCAGCGCGCGCAGCCCCGACTGGCTCGCAATCGCCAGCGGCTCCGGCGTTAGCTGGCCCGCCTCGTAGCGGGTTTCGAAATCGACCGGCACCTCGACGCCCATGCCATAGAAGGGCGAGAAGAGGTCGTTGCTGTTCATGCGCATCGCGCCCGCGCGCTGCCCGCGCCCGACGCCCCCCGCGACCGAGTCCGGGTCAATCGACGTGATCGTCTTCCAATGAGCCGCCGCGCCGCCCTTCGACTGCACCCGGGCAATCGGCGCGATCCCGCGCTCGGCATTGCCCGCGATCAAAGGCACCTGCTCGAGGTAAGGATAGAGAAACATGATCGTCGGGTTGAGGTTGTACCAGACCACCTGCTGGCCATTGACGCCCTGCGTAAAGGCGTCCTTCTGCAGCAGATCGCCGACGCCTTTCGACAGCCTGTCGAGCAGCCGCGGGTCGGCGCTGATCGCCTCGACCAATTCCTGAATTGCGTTTCCGTTCATTTGCTCCCCTTCCGCCTCTCCTCAACCTCGTAAAAAAATTAAAAGCCCAGCGCGCCCGCACGATCACTCGCGCAGACGGCCGGGCTCGATTCCGCTCGATACCCGAACTATTTATAACGTCGCCTGGTCAGCTTCCGCCTTGAGCTGCGACATCCGCTGCGGCTGCGCATAAGCCTTGGTCAGCGCCGTGCGAAAGGCCTCCGGATGCTTCGGGTCGAGTTTCGACAGATCGATATCCGCCGCATTCGCCCCGAGGTTCCCCGCTTCGCGCGCCAGATGCTCCGCGCCTTCGCCCTTTTGCACCGTGCGCAGGAAGCTGCCGCCGATTTGCGCCTTCGGCTTGATCGGCTGATTCCCCAGCGCATCGACCTGGCCTTTCAGGTAGATGTTCTCTTTCTCCAGTTCGGCGCTCTTTTCGGTCGCCGCCTTGAGGTCGCCGCGCAGGCTTTCCATCTGCTTGCTAAAATTCGCCGTCGCCTCGCCCACCGCCGCCTTGACCAGATCCTTGAGCTGGCTGGCCTTGGCCGGCGAATCCGCATCGCCAGGACTCTTGTCGTCGGCCTCGCCGAATTCGACCGCATCGGCCATCGTCGCATCCATCTTCGCCATGTGGTTCATGCCGGCGTTGAAATGCGTCGTGCCGTCTTCATAGTCGCCTTTGCCGAAGCAGCCGTCAGCCTTGTCCATGCACTTCTTCATATTGTCGAAGTGCCCCTTGCTGGCCATGCTGAGCTTCTTTTCGACCTTGCCGTCTTTGAGCCCGGCCACCGCCTGCTTCACCAATTCCAGAGCCTCTGCGCTGAGCGCCATGTCGGTTTCTCCCTTGCGCCATTCGTCGATATCCTCGGCGGTTACATCGGCGAGAATTTGCTGAATTTCTTGTTTGACCGGATCGGCGGCGACGGCTTTGTCGGTCGCAATCGAGGCCCCGGGCGTGCGCTCGCGCAGCCCGAAGAGTTTCTCGAAGAAGCCGCGGATAATTCCGCGCTCGGCCGGCGGCGCCTGCGCGATCAGCTCATCGAGCACCGGCTTCGCGGCCTCGCGCTTCGCCAACTCGACCTGATTGATCGTCGATTTCGAGTTTGCCGGATGGTCCACGAAGCTGACCTCGGAGAATCGGGCGTCCGTAATCTTGCCGGCTGTGATGCGTTTAGTCGGCACCGTCAGGCTGCCTCTCTGAGCACGACGCCGTTTTCATCGACTTCGACCTCGACGGTTTGACGGCCGCCTGGGTTGATGCTGCCGCCGACCGAGCAACCGGTTAAAAGACCGACCTTCAACTTGACGATCGTTTCTCTGCTGTCGCCGACATTCGGCACATGGACCCGCATAAAGGCCGCCGGCGTCTTGGTCTCCGGATGCTCCGCCATCCACCATCCCGGCTGCTCACCGTCGAGTTTGCCGATTGTCGGTTGACGAATCGTCCCCACCGGTTTCGACGGATTGTGCTGCTCACGGATATTCCCGAACGGCGCCCAATCGGTCATTGCCTTTGCCAGCGCCTCAGGGGTGAAATACTCGCCGTCCGAGTCGATAAAATCGCTCACGTTCGCGATGCAGGTAACCAGCAACGCGCCGTCCGGCAGCTCGTCGATCTTGCAGACCGGCAACCATAGCCGGAAATCATCGCGACTCGATTTCAGCAGCTCGCCCTTCAGCACCTTGGCCGTTTTGGTCGAGCCGTTGTCGCCCGCTTCGAGGCATTTGCCGAGCCCGGTCGAAGCGTCCTCGGCGTGCGCCGAGGCCTTCGCCAGATGGCCGCGCAAGTCCTTGTGCCGCGCAATCATCTGCGCGCCGTTCTGCTCGCGATCGGCCTGATGGAGCGCCGCATGACTCTCGGCCGCCATCTTGAGCTCGTGGCCCATTCCGCCCGACGCCGCTTTCGCCGCTTCGAACGCCGGGTTACCGTCGTAGCCTTCGCGGCCGATCAAGCTATCGACGTGCTTTTTGCCCATCGCGTGCTGCGCGGTGGCTTGGCCGATCTCGAAGGCGGCCTTCGACAGCTGCGCGCCGGCCATCTTCTCGACCCCGCCGCTCGCATCCTCCCAGCCGTCCAGATGCTCGCCCGCCGCGGCGACGTGATTCGCCGCCGCCTTGTAATGGCTGCGTGCGTGGTCGGCCTGTTCCGCATCACTGATCAATCGCTGCTCCCCGCAAAGCAAAAGCCCCGGCAGGATTTCTCCCGACGGGGCTCGATTCCGCTCGATATCCTGCTCTTTGCCTAGAATTATCTCTTCACCGCGATCTGAGTGTCAACGCCCGCCTTTCAGCGCGCCGGCCGCCCAAACCAATTGTGCCCGCCGGCCCCGAGCGCCACGTCTTCGTTATAGAGCCAGGTCATCTGATTCGTGTTCCAGTTCACGTCCGTCGCGTAAAACTCCTGGTACTGCGTATTCTTCTGGATCGCGATATTCGCCGCGCCGGTAAAGTGCGGATTGTCAGTGAAGACCGCGCCGGCTTGAAGCCCCACCAGCGCGGCCACCGGCACGAAGACGTACGCCGTCTCCGGATGGGTCGCCGAGGGCGCGAGGCCGTTGTTCTGCACTGCGTAAGGCTGCGCGCCTGAATTGACGATCCCCGATTGCACCATCAGCACCGGCACATTCGGTCCGGGCTTGTCGAACTGCTGCGCCGCAATGATATTGCCGTTGAGGTCGACCGGCGGATAGACCGTCGGCAGCAGCATATGCGCAATCGGTACGCCGGGCCACGCCGCATAGTAGGCGGTATCGAGCGCGTTGATCGCGCCGATCGCGGTGTTCGGCGTGTAAAAATAGGGCGCCGCGATCAGCGCCGCGGCGTCGTTCGGCGCCGCGCAGCTGCACGGATCGGCGCCGCACGCGCTCACGCACTGCGCGCCGTAGCCCGAGCAGGTGAAGGTATCCGCCACCGTGCCATCGCGCGGCAGACGGGTCTCGTCGTCGTTCAGCACCTCGCCGGTATTGTTGACGCGCAAAATCGCGGCCGCGCCGCCGTCGAGTACGATCCGCGCCTTGATATCGCGGATCACCTGCGCGGCGTCGGCGATCCAGGTCGAATTCCACGGAATGATATACTGGATATTGTCGCACGCCACGATCGGCGTCCCGAACTGCGTGGGATTTCCGCCGAAAGCATACTTCGTCGTGTAGATCGCGCCGCTGATCCCCGCCAGCCGCGTCAGCTCGCAATCCGGCGCCGATTGACCGCCGAGCTGGATATCCAGCGCCCCTTTGATTCCCGCCGCCACCATGTTGCCGATAATCGTGTCGAGCTGTCCCCAGTTATAGGTATTCGGGTTGCACCCGCTCCACAGCACGCGGCCGTTGATGCGGATCAGACAGCCGACCGCGCCCGGCTGCAGAAAGCCCAGCTGGCAAGTCGTCGTATCACCCGGCTGGCCGACCTGCCACGGTCCGATATTCTGCGTCACGATCGGCGGCGCCGGGAGCGCCGGTGAATCGTCAGAAAGCAGCGCGATAAAGCCGCCCTCCGCGTGCGCCGTCGCCGTCACCCACGAAAACGCCGGAGCAAAACGGCCGGTCGCCGAAACGATCTGGTAGACGCTGTCATAGGTCCGATCGATCGTCGCCAGATGATAACCGTGAAACGCCGTCCAGGGTGCGCCGGGCAGGGTAACCGCCTCGCCGCCGACGTTGTGACTGGCGATCGCTTCCACCAGATCCGCCGGATTGCGCGTCGGTACGCCGAGATAAATACCGCCGTGCGTCGGCCCGAGCGTGAGCGCAGCCGCCGCATTAACCCGGCTGGTATAGGTCGTATCGACCCGGCACAGCGCCGCGTCCGAGACCTCGTGCATCGACGCCAGCGCCGCGCCGCCACCGCTATAGGCGACCGTCGCCGCCGTCCCGGGCGTCACCACTTTGCCGCAGAATTGATAGATATGACTGTTATACGCGCTGCCCGAATCGTAAACCGTCACCCAGCTCGCGCCCTGCCCGCTGACCGACGCGACCCC includes these proteins:
- a CDS encoding head-tail connector protein; translation: MAGDPTDLCALADAKAWLNITDTTLDAQLARLITAASRFITSWLNRPLLAMVYNEKRNGSGTAAMSLLNPPAFAINSLVADTVTVAPAPDALSAGYSFDEDSICLQPPVGPGRTRRCIG